tgaatgcatacttggaccaagggcattatttccttcagatacaacGTCGTATCGGGAGAAATTCACCAACAAAAGAAGGGGTTACCTCAGTCATACCCTTCTCTAGACATACAGAAGACGGGGTTCCCAACATCACCTCCTCACTTTGGGTAGCATCATTATGCCTGTCGAGCATGGAAATCTTCTCATCCAAACGAATATCCAACAACTGAAATATCTCTACAACTACATCAACTGTTTCTTTGTAACTAGAAGCTTTCTTACAAATGGGATCAAACAACACCTGCAACTTATCATACCTACAGGCATGGCCATCAAacaaaacatataaataatcacCCTTAACTAAGAACAACAAACAAGATTTTATTATGATTTGAAAGAGGATTGGATCTGACCTGCAAACAGTCTCTGTCTTCAAGGGGTCATGGTACATTACCTTCACCTTCGTATGTTTTCGTTCAAGATCTTTCCTCCAACACCGAAGTATATATTTTTCAGGAACTTCTGTTTGGTTATTTAAATCATACAAAAGAATCATGTGCTTACACATGATTCCATGGCATTCAAAGTGCTTGCACTGACAACTAACTTCTTTGGTCAAAGAATTAAACGTCGCGACATACTTTATCTTACGTTTCGTTAGGATATCCTTCCTATAGTATTTAGGTTTTGTCCACACCCTATCCTCAAGCTCATACTCTTCCACAAAATCATCCAACTTCCTCCTTCTAACACAATTCACATAAAGAATTTTACTACATTCTCTTTGAACCTCATTGAACTTAGCATCAGTATAACATTTCTGGAAGACTTCTTCTATTGGAAATCCAGTAAGAATTTGCCTAATATTTCTCGTCGTACTTTCATCTGCCTTACTTCCTGCATTTTCTCTTCCCTCCATTGCTTCACAGTAAGACTCAGCAAACTCATACAAAGGCGTATGTTTGTCAACATAACAGCCAAAACAACTGTTAATGCTTTCAACCCGTTGTGTCATCTTCACCCCAGcccaaaataaattcttcaaatacGCGGGGCCCCACAAATTCCTTTTCTCATACATATCTACacatacaaaaaaaaaggaagttcAATGTCATGTCTTCTACCATACAATCAAATCAGTTCAATTGTTTATAATATATGGTGTGGTCCTGTTTTTTCAAGTGCAGTTATGAGCCTAATGAGATCCTGTACAAATCAGACTATACTAATATGTTGAAGATCGTTGTGTGCACCTCCATTTTCTTTTGTGCAAATCATTTAAACTAATGTTCTGTGCACATCATATCAGTCTCATGAAGTGTGTACTGTGTGTAGATCAGATCAGGGTGCAGAACAGTTCAACATCACGCTGTGTGTGACTATGTGCAACACTTGAACTAATCATGCATAACAATCTGATCCTCTGCATTTCATATCAGTGCAAAATtaa
This genomic stretch from Spinacia oleracea cultivar Varoflay chromosome 3, BTI_SOV_V1, whole genome shotgun sequence harbors:
- the LOC130469818 gene encoding protein FAR1-RELATED SEQUENCE 6-like; this encodes MGGKAPIGILTDRDAVMRKALRSTMSESCHRWCLWHIMQKFCRKLGKNVEYLDLKEDLEHAIYDSLDGDEFEMNWATVMERYNLSENEYDWLQDMYEKRNLWGPAYLKNLFWAGVKMTQRVESINSCFGCYVDKHTPLYEFAESYCEAMEGRENAGSKADESTTRNIRQILTGFPIEEVFQKCYTDAKFNEVQRECSKILYVNCVRRRKLDDFVEEYELEDRVWTKPKYYRKDILTKRKIKYVATFNSLTKEVSCQCKHFECHGIMCKHMILLYDLNNQTEVPEKYILRCWRKDLERKHTKVKVMYHDPLKTETVCRYDKLQVLFDPICKKASSYKETVDVVVEIFQLLDIRLDEKISMLDRHNDATQSEEVMLGTPSSVCLEKGMTEVMVKNLEQVLNMVLGSFQDPHPRVRWEAINAIGQLSTDLGPDLQLQYH